In Bradyrhizobium lablabi, one DNA window encodes the following:
- a CDS encoding iron-containing alcohol dehydrogenase → MRAPGSYQYPPMDFVVYGKPAAEALREEAERLNAQRVFLIVSRTLNTKTDEIEKIRNSLKDRYAGTYDGIPQHTTREVVVKAASHAREAAADLIVAIGGGSVVDAAKIILMCIEHEIVDQDGLDGFETTPERRFGAFRNPKVRMIAVPSTLSGGEYNSGTLVTDTRRKLKQIFNHPMMMPRTIILDPAMTKYTPEKLWLGSGTRAMDHGIEAVCSIRGNPLVDSACLAGLRYLHDGLLRTKENPDDAEARVNCQFGSWLSAFGLQARVPMGASHAIGHVLGGTCDVPHYFCTAVMMPSVLRYNRPATGEAQKSIAAALRAPELDASDAFANFIGKLGLPRKLSDVGVGEDRFKLIGENAMLSIFTRSNPQPIREPGDVVEILKLAA, encoded by the coding sequence ATGCGAGCCCCCGGCAGCTACCAATACCCTCCAATGGATTTTGTCGTCTACGGCAAGCCCGCCGCCGAGGCGCTGCGCGAGGAGGCCGAGCGTCTCAATGCGCAGCGCGTATTTCTCATTGTCAGCCGCACGCTGAACACCAAGACCGACGAGATCGAAAAGATCCGCAACAGCCTGAAGGACCGTTACGCCGGCACCTACGACGGCATTCCGCAGCACACCACGCGCGAGGTGGTGGTCAAGGCCGCTAGCCACGCGCGCGAGGCGGCTGCGGACCTGATCGTCGCGATCGGCGGCGGCTCGGTGGTGGACGCTGCAAAGATCATCCTGATGTGCATCGAGCACGAGATCGTCGACCAGGACGGGCTCGACGGCTTTGAGACCACGCCCGAACGCCGCTTTGGCGCGTTTCGCAATCCCAAAGTCCGCATGATCGCTGTTCCGAGCACGCTGTCCGGCGGCGAATATAATTCCGGCACGCTGGTCACCGATACCCGCCGCAAGCTGAAGCAGATCTTCAATCATCCGATGATGATGCCGCGCACCATCATCCTGGATCCCGCGATGACGAAATACACGCCGGAAAAACTGTGGCTCGGGTCCGGCACCCGCGCCATGGATCACGGCATCGAGGCGGTCTGCTCGATCCGCGGCAACCCGCTGGTCGATAGCGCCTGCCTTGCCGGCCTGCGTTATCTTCATGACGGCCTGTTGCGCACCAAGGAAAATCCCGACGATGCGGAAGCCCGCGTCAATTGCCAGTTCGGCTCCTGGCTGTCGGCGTTCGGGCTGCAGGCGCGGGTGCCGATGGGCGCGAGCCATGCCATCGGCCATGTGCTCGGCGGCACCTGCGACGTGCCGCATTATTTCTGCACCGCGGTGATGATGCCGAGCGTGCTGCGCTATAACCGGCCGGCCACGGGCGAAGCACAAAAGTCGATCGCCGCCGCGCTGCGCGCGCCGGAACTCGACGCCAGCGACGCTTTTGCCAATTTCATCGGCAAGCTTGGGCTGCCGCGCAAGCTATCTGATGTCGGCGTCGGCGAAGACCGCTTCAAATTGATCGGCGAGAACGCGATGCTCTCGATCTTCACCCGATCCAACCCGCAGCCGATCCGCGAGCCGGGCGACGTGGTGGAGATTTTGAAGCTTGCGGCCTAG
- a CDS encoding cold-shock protein: MATGTVKWFNATKGFGFIQPDDGGNDVFVHISAVERAGMGSLNEGQKLSFESKVDSQRGKTSAENLRAM; the protein is encoded by the coding sequence ATGGCTACCGGAACGGTTAAGTGGTTCAACGCGACCAAGGGTTTTGGCTTTATTCAGCCTGACGATGGCGGCAACGACGTGTTCGTGCACATCAGCGCCGTCGAACGGGCAGGCATGGGCTCGCTCAATGAAGGCCAGAAGCTTTCGTTCGAATCGAAGGTCGACAGCCAGCGCGGCAAGACCAGCGCGGAAAACCTCCGCGCCATGTGA
- a CDS encoding EAL domain-containing response regulator: MTNQTFGGILAERPATFGRRKIAPRVCVVDAKRHLRAFLTDVLEDLGFVTSECAKDGDLGAILETQLPDLIVIGLSVDGIEAGKILEVLVRREFCGKVLAIGARESIIVKAVQQVGEEYGLVMLPPVTTPFAAGTLRERVAMLVPEEPAPSPAVHVEEALHAGWLELWYQPKIDARTLVRCGAEALVRMRHPTWGVVPPAYFIPENDDPDFLRLSEFVINRAIEDWHHLLEQQGATDISINLPVSFLKNPDAVRDLCHRVPAHPAFGGLLIEISSAEAIHNLDLLIDVARELRLHNIAVSIDDLGTDWPALMELRTFPFVELKVDRQFVTGCASDRLKRTVCRRIIELAKGYGVRVVAEGVETRADFVAANELGFDLVQGYLFGKPMGLKKFARSAMAPSVLASK, from the coding sequence TATGCGTTGTGGATGCCAAGAGGCACCTTCGAGCCTTCCTTACCGATGTACTTGAAGATCTCGGCTTCGTAACCAGCGAGTGCGCAAAGGACGGGGACCTCGGGGCGATCCTCGAGACCCAGCTTCCCGATCTCATCGTTATCGGACTCTCGGTCGATGGAATCGAGGCCGGCAAAATTCTTGAAGTTCTTGTGCGTCGGGAGTTCTGCGGCAAGGTTCTCGCGATCGGCGCCCGCGAGTCGATCATCGTCAAGGCCGTGCAGCAAGTTGGCGAAGAGTATGGCCTCGTCATGCTGCCGCCGGTCACTACGCCGTTTGCCGCCGGAACCTTGCGCGAGCGAGTTGCCATGCTTGTGCCCGAGGAGCCGGCGCCGAGCCCGGCCGTCCACGTTGAAGAGGCATTGCACGCCGGTTGGCTCGAATTATGGTACCAGCCGAAGATCGACGCCCGCACCCTCGTTCGCTGCGGCGCCGAGGCATTGGTGCGGATGCGTCACCCGACGTGGGGCGTGGTGCCGCCGGCCTATTTTATCCCGGAAAACGACGATCCGGACTTCCTGCGCTTGTCGGAATTCGTGATTAACCGCGCCATCGAGGATTGGCATCACCTGCTCGAACAGCAAGGCGCGACGGACATCTCGATCAACCTGCCGGTGTCGTTTCTCAAGAACCCCGACGCGGTGCGCGATCTCTGTCATCGAGTGCCGGCGCATCCCGCATTCGGGGGGCTACTGATCGAGATCAGCAGCGCGGAGGCCATTCACAATCTGGATCTGCTGATCGATGTCGCAAGAGAACTGCGGCTTCACAATATTGCCGTCTCGATCGACGACCTTGGCACCGACTGGCCGGCGTTGATGGAGTTGCGCACCTTTCCCTTTGTCGAGCTCAAGGTCGATCGACAATTCGTCACCGGCTGCGCCAGCGACCGGCTGAAACGGACGGTGTGCCGTCGCATCATCGAGCTGGCCAAAGGCTACGGCGTGCGGGTGGTCGCCGAAGGGGTAGAAACTCGCGCGGATTTTGTCGCGGCGAACGAATTAGGTTTTGATCTCGTCCAGGGCTATCTGTTCGGTAAGCCGATGGGGCTGAAAAAATTCGCGCGCTCGGCGATGGCCCCTTCGGTGCTGGCGTCGAAGTGA